CTTCACGGTTGCGGCCGATGCCCGCCATCCATTTGGGACCGAGAACGCCTGCGTCTTTTTTGCAGATGATACCTATCTGGAGCCCCTGGCCGTCGGCAGCCGAGAAGGCTGCCTTGAGGCTGCACGCATCGGCAATGTGTTTGTCGCACGCGATCTCGCCTTCCGCTTTCGCCGTGGCGAAGGCCTCTCGGCCATCGTCGTGAAGACGGACGATGCAACTGCAGATGATAGACGGTATCGCGATGAGGGACAGAGCGGCGGGCCCGTTCTCGAATTTTCGCGGCAGTTCCGATTCCCTGATGGGCGATCGGCGGAGGGGGCTTTCCGGCTCGCCTTTGCAGCCGACCTGCGTTCGCCTGATTTCTTCGGCTTCGCCTGTGAACGCGTAAATCCGATACCGGCGGATCGCGGTGACTTGGTCGTGCACGCCAATGGTGCCGCCGGTCTTCGGCGAATCGTCCTGGTCGAGGAAAATCCGAGTGATTTCCAGTATCTGCTGGAAATGGTGCTCGATCAGCGCGACGTCACGGCGCATTCCTTCGGCATGGCGATCGAGGCATCCAATGCCTCGGTTGACGTCCTGACCTCCGAAGGGTGTTCGGCCCATTACGGTCTGGATTCCAGGCATCTGGAACGCGGTCTCCTGGGCGCGGCCGTGGTGGTCGCCGTCGCCGATCTCGGCGTGACAGAAGCCTGCCTCGCTGCTAATGGCGTCGGCTATCACAAAACGGGCGCGCGGCTGGTTGTCGCGCCGGAAAAGGGCCAGGGCGTCACCTTTGCCTTCGAGGAGTTGAAATGAGCATTTCTCCCAATTCGGAAGTCGTGGTTGGCGAAGGCGCCGGCAAGGCTGTCTTCTCACAAAAAATCCGCTTCGCCTTGATCGCCGGCCCCTGCCAGATGGAAAGCCGTGACCATGCCTTCATGATCGCGGGGCAACTCGTCGAGTTGTGCCGCGAACTCGGGCTCGGGCTCGTCTACAAATCCTCTTACGACAAGGCGAACCGCACCTCGTTGTCTGCCGAGCGCGGCATCGGCCTGGAAACGGCGATGGAAGTCTTTGCCGACATCAAGAAGGAATTCGGTGTGCCCGTCCTCACCGACATCCACACGGAAGAGCAGTGCGCGGCCGTCGCGCCGACTGTGGATGTCCTGCAGATCCCCGCCTTCCTCTGCCGGCAGACGGATCTGCTTGTTGCCGCCGCCAAGACCGGCCGCGCGATCAATGTGAAGAAGGGACAGTTCCTGGCCCCTTGGGACATGAAGAACGTGCTGAACAAGATCACCGGTTCCGGCAATCCGAACGTGCTGCTTTGCGAACGCGGCGCGTCCTTCGGCTACAATACGCTCGTCTCCGACATGCGCTCGCTGCCGATCATGGCGGCCATGGGCGCGCCTGTCGTTTTCGATGCCACCCATTCGGTGCAGCAGCCGGGCGGGCAGGGTGGTTCCTCCGGTGGCCAGCGTGAATTCGTCGAGACGTTGGCTCGCGCAGCCGTCGCTGTCGGCGTCGGTGGGCTCTTTATCGAGACTCACCAGGACCCGGACAACGCCCCGTCGGATGGTCCGAATATGGTGAAGATCACCGACATGCGCCGGCTTCTGGAAAAACTCATCGCCTTCGACGATCTGGCCAAGGCATCCTGACGGACTCTCGCGGCGCTTTCAGCAGTTGAACGGGAAGCGCCGCGGGTCCTTGCGGTTTAAATCGATTAGATTTCGTCCGTTCCGGCTCCTATCCGTCATTGTATTTTCCCGATCATCGGATAAGAGAGGATGACTCAAAGGCAGGTCCGGGGGCTCCGCGCCCGGTGATCGGCCGCCGAGCCTTGTCCAATTTCCGTCACCAGGGAGCGAACATGACCGCCATTACCGACATCATCGGCCGCGAAATCCTCGACAGCCGCGGCAATCCGACCGTCGAAGTCGACGTCTATCTCGAAGACGGCAGCATGGGCCGTGCGGCTGTCCCCTCGGGAGCCTCGACCGGCGCGCATGAAGCCGTCGAATTGCGTGACGGTGGCTCGCGTTACCTCGGCAAGGGCGTCGAGAAGGCGGTCGAAGCCGTCAATGGCGAGATCTATGATGCAATCGGCGGTCACGAGGCCGAAAACCAGATCCAGATCGACAATCTGATGATCGAACTCGATGGCACGCCGAACAAGGCACGCCTCGGCGCCAACGCCATTCTTGGCGTATCGCTGGCCGTCGCCAAGGCCGCGGCCCAATCCTCCGGTCTGCCCCTCTATCGTTATATCGGCGGCCCGAACGCCCATGTCCTGCCGGTTCCGATGATGAACATCATCAACGGCGGTGCCCATGCCGACAACCCGATCGACTTCCAGGAATTCATGATCGTGCCGGTTGGCGCCGACACCATCCGTGACGCCGTGCGCATGGGTTCGGAAGTCTTCCACACGCTGAAGAAGCAGCTCGCAGCCGATGGCCACAACACCAATGTCGGCGACGAAGGTGGCTTTGCGCCGGGCCTGGCATCCGCTCCCGCTGCCCTCGACTTCATCATGAAGTCGATCGAAAAGGCTGGTTACCGTCCGGGCGAGGACATGCATATCGCGCTCGATTGCGCCTCGACCGAGTTCTTCAAGGACGGCAAGTATGTGCTTGAAGGCGAAGGTCGCACGCTCGAACCGGAAGCCATGGCGGACTATCTTGCCGAACTCGCTGCCAAGTACCCGATCTTCTCGATCGAGGACGGCATGGCCGAAGACGACTGGGATGGCTGGAAGTCGCTGACCGACAAGATCGGCAAGAAGGTCCAGCTCGTCGGCGACGATCTTTTCGTCACCAACTCCGCGCGTCTGCGTGACGGCATCAAGATGGGTGTCGCCAATTCCATCCTGGTCAAGGTCAACCAGATCGGCTCGCTCTCGGAAACCCTCGACGCCGTCTCGACCGCACACCGCGCCGCCTACACAGCCGTGATGTCGCACCGTTCGGGCGAAACCGAGGATTCGACGATTGCCGATCTCGCAGTTGCCACCAACTGCGGTCAGATCAAGACCGGCTCGCTCGCACGTTCCGACCGCACCGCGAAGTACAACCAGCTGATCCGCATCGAGGAAGAGCTTGGCCCGCAGGCCGTCTACGCAGGCGCCTCGATCCTGCGCGGCTGATCCTGCCCGATCTCCCTTCGAAGCCCGTGCCGGTCATCCCGGCGCGGGCTTTTTCTTTTGCGCTGCGACAGGGTCAACCATCGGTTAAGACATGCCCGCTAATCTGAGTGCCAGTTTCGCGTTTCAGGGCAATTGTCGGCATGTGGACCAGGCATCACAAGAAAAAGAAATACGGCCGCCTTATTCTGCCCGCTGTCACAATCGCTTTCCTGTCCTATTTCGGTTACCATTCGATCCATGGCGACTATGGCTTGAGGGCAGGACAGCAGTTCGAGCGCATCCGGCTGGAGCGCGCCTCCGAGCTGGAAAGGCTCGTTGCGCAGCGCATGGTCTTGGAGAAGGAAGTGAGCCTCTTGAGTGACGGCTCGCTGGACGAGGACATCATTGACGAAAAGGCGCGCTATCAGCTCAATATGTCGCGCCCGGATGAAATCGTGATCTTCAACACCTATTTCTGATTAACTCAAATCGGGTTAATTCGAATTCTTTCATTTTTTACAGTTGCTTGCGGCGAATGAGAGCCATGCATTTATGGCATTGCCGCCGTCGGCTTTCTTCCCTATTCTGTCGTCAACTTTGCACCATAATAACCCATGGGAGGGATGCATGGCGCCTCGCAAGCCTGCGACTGCGACCGGTCGGAAGCCTTCGACCAAGCCTGCCAAGAAAGAGTTCACGCAAGGAGCGATCGTCGAGTTCGACAAGGCTCAGGAGATCCTGGCCTATCGCGAAATGCTGCTCATTCGTCGTTTTGAAGAAAAGGCCGGGCAGCTTTACGGCATGGGCTTCATCGGTGGTTTCTGTCACCTGTATATCGGCCAGGAAGCTGTCGTTGTCGGCATGCAGATGGCGCTGAAGGACGGCGATCAGGTCATCACCGGTTATCGTGACCACGGCCACATGCTGGCTTGCGGTATGAGCGCGCGTGGCGTCATGGCCGAGTTGACCGGCCGTCGCGGCGGCCTGTCGAAAGGCAAGGGCGGCTCGATGCACATGTTCTCCAAGGAGAAGAATTTTTATGGCGGCCACGGTATCGTCGGCGCCCAGGTCTCGCTTGGCACGGGTCTCGCCTTCGCCAACAAGTATCGTGGCAACGACAATGTCTCGCTCGCCTATTTCGGCGACGGCGCCGCCAACCAGGGCCAGGTCTACGAGAGCTTCAACATGGCTCGTCTGTGGAACCTGCCGGTAATCTACATCATCGAGAACAACCGATACGCCATGGGTACCTCTGTCTCGCGCGCTTCTGCCCAGACGGATTTCTCCCAGCGCGGTGTGTCCTTCAACATTCCAGGCATCCAGGTGGACGGCATGGATGTGCGTGCGGTCAAGGCTGCCGCGGATCTGGCGGTCGAGCATTGCCGTTCCGGCAAGGGCCCGATCATCCTCGAAATGCAGACATATCGCTATCGTGGCCACTCGATGTCTGACCCGGCGAAGTATCGGACCAAGGAAGAAGTGCAGAAGATGCGTTCCGAGCAGGATCCGATCGAGCAGGTCCGCGCACGTCTGCTCGAAAAGGGCTGGGCGAGCGAGGACGAATTGAAAGCGATCGACAAGGACGTCCGCGACATCGTGGCCGACTCGGCCGATTTCGCCCAGGCCAATCCGGAGCCGGATGCATCCGAGCTCTACACCGACATCCTGCTGTAATCGGGGAGGGAACCCATGCCGATCGAAATCCTCATGCCCGCCCTGTCTCCGACCATGGAGGAGGGCACACTCTCTAAGTGGGTCAAGCAGGAAGGTGATACCGTGAAGTCCGGCGACGTGATCGCTGAAATCGAAACCGACAAGGCGACGATGGAAGTCGAGGCCGTCGACGAAGGTGTGCTCGGCAAGATCCTGATCGCTGCCGGCACTGAAAACGTCAAGGTCAATACCGCGATTGCCGTTCTGCTGCAGGACGGCGAAAGCGCCGATGCTGCCGTCGCACCGAAGAAGGAAGCCGATGCACCGGCGGCCGCTTCTGATGCGGCAGGCGGAAAGGCGCGCGAAGCGGCTGCGGAGCCGGATTCCACTGCAGATAACAAGGTCCCCGCGGCCCCGAAGATCGATGTCGCCTCTGATCCGGATATCCCGGCCGGAACCGAAATGGTCACCATGACGGTCCGCGAAGCCCTGCGCGAAGCCATGGCGGAAGAAATGCGCGCCAACCCCGATGTCTTCGTCATGGGTGAGGAAGTCGCCGAATATCAGGGCGCCTACAAGATCACGCAGGGCCTGCTGGCCGAGTTTGGTGCGAAGCGCGTCGTCGACACGCCGATCACCGAGCACGGTTTCGCCGGCGTCGGCGTTGGTGCTGCCATGGCGGGCCTCAAGCCGATCATCGAATTCATGACCTTCAACTTCGCCATGCAGGCGATCGACCAGATCATCAACTCGGCCGCCAAGACGCTCTACATGTCCGGCGGCCAGATGGGTGCGCCGATCGTCTTCCGTGGCCCGAACGGGGCTGCCGCCCGCGTCGGCGCACAGCACAGCCAGGATTATGCCGCCTGGTATAGCCAGATTCCGGGCCTCAAGGTCGTCATGCCCTATTCGGCCGCCGACGCAAAGGGCCTGCTGAAGGCCGCGATCCGCGATCCGAACCCGGTTGTCTTCCTGGAAAACGAGATCCTCTACGGTCAGTCCTTCGAAGTGCCGAAGCTCGATGACTTTGTCCTGCCGATCGGCAAGGCGCGCATCCACAAGACCGGCAAGGACGTCACCATCGTCTCCTGGAGCATCGGCATGACCTACGCCATCAAGGCGATCGCCGAGCTGGAGAAGGAAGGCATCGACGTCGAACTGATTGACCTGCGCACGATCCGTCCGATGGACCTCCCGACGATCATCGAATCGGTCAAGAAGACCGGCCGTCTCGTCACCGTCGAGGAAGGTTATCCGCAGTCGTCGGTCGGCACCGAAATCGCCACCCGTGTCATGCAGCAGGCCTTCGATTATCTCGATGCGCCGATCCTGACGATCGCTGGCAAGGACGTTCCGATGCCTTACGCGGCGAACCTCGAAAAGCTCGCTCTGCCGAATGTCGGCGAAGTGGTCCAGGCGGTGAAGACCGTCTGCTACAAATAAGGGGAGGGTAGGTCCATGCCGATCAACATCACCATGCCGGCCCTGTCTCCGACGATGGAAGAGGGCAATCTGGCCAAATGGCTGGTCAAGGAAGGCGACAAGGTCAAGTCCGGCGACGTGATCGCCGAGATCGAGACTGACAAGGCCACCATGGAAGTGGAGGCCGTCGATGAGGGCGTCGTCGCGAAGATCGTGGTTCCCGCCGGCACCGAAGCCGTCAAGGTCAATGCACTGATCGCCATCCTCGCCGAAGAAGGCGAGGATGTTGCCGCCGCTGCGGCCGCTGGTGGCGGTTCGTCCGCGCCGAAGGCCGAAGCTGCTCCGGCGCCAAAGGCAGAAGCCGCACCGGTGTCTGCAGAAACCGCAACTCCGGCGCCTGCAGCCGCGTCGGCTGCTCCGGCGGTGTCGTCCGGTGAGCGCGTCTTCGCCTCGCCGCTCGCGCGTCGTCTCGCCAGGGAGGCCGGTCTCGATCTCAAGGCTGTCTCTGGTTCCGGTCCGAAGGGCCGTGTGGTCAAGAGCGACGTTGAAAAGGCCGTCAGCACCGGCGGTGCAAAGGCTGCCCCGGCTTCCGCCGCAGGTGCAGGTTCAGCTGCCGCACCGGTGCTTGCCAAGGGCGCGTCGGAAGAGGCCGTTCTCAAGAACTTCGCCGAAGGCTCCTACGAGCTCGTGCCGCATGACGGCATGCGCAAGACGATCGCCAAGCGCCTGCAGGAATCCAAGCAGACCATCCCGCATTTCTACGTCTCCGTGGATTGCGAACTGGATGGCCTGATGGCGCTTCGTGCCCAGCTCAATGCGGCTGCCCCCGAAAAGGACGGCAAGCCGGCCTACAAGCTCTCGGTCAACGACATGGTGATCAAGGCGCTGGCGCTCGCACTCCGCGATGTGCCGGATGCCAATGTCTCCTGGACCGACACCAACATGGTCAAGCACAAGCATGCCGATGTCGGCGTGGCTGTCTCCATTCCCGGCGGCCTGATCACTCCGATCATTCGCAAGGCCGAGGAAAAGAGCCTGTCCACCATCTCCAACGAGATGAAGGACCTCGGCAAGCGTGCCAAGGACCGCAAGCTGAAGCCCGAAGAGTATCAGGGCGGCACGACCGCCGTATCCAATATGGGCATGATGGGCGTGAAGAGCTTCTCGGCCGTGGTCAACCCTCCGCATGCGACGATCCTCGCGGTCGGCGCCGGTGAAGAGCGGGTTGTGGTCAAGAAGGGCGAGATGAAGGTCGCGACGGTCATGACCGTGACGCTCTCGACCGACCATCGTTGCGTCGATGGCGCGCTCGGTGCCGAACTGCTCGGTGCTTTCAAGCGCTACATCGAAAATCCGATGGGCATGCTGGTCTGATCCGGGGAGCGGTGCGATGAAGACCGTTCTCGCCTATGGCGACAGCCTGACATGGGGATACGACCCGGTGAGCCTGGGTCGGCATGCCTATGAGGACCGCTGGACGAGCGTCTTGCAAAAGGCGCTCGGTCACGGGGTAAGGGTGATCGCCGAAGGCCTGAACGGCCGTACCACGGCCTATGACGACCACCTGGGTGACTGCGAACGCAATGGCGTGAAGCTGTTGCCGACCATTCTGGCCACGCACAAGCCGATCGATCTGGTGATCATCATGCTGGGGACGAATGACCTCAAGCGTGGCATCCAGGGAACAGCGATCGGCGCAACCAGTGGCGCCAAGCGCCTGGTCAAGCAGGTGCAGAAGCATGACTGGGGTTTCGAGTTCGAAGAACCCGAGATCCTGATCGTCGCGCCGCCGCCGATCCGCGAGACGGCCAATTCGGTCTTCGGCGCCATGTTCAACCACTCGGTTGGCGAGGGCGCCATGCTGGCCGGCATGTATCGAGATGCGGCGGACGAAGCTGGATGTGCCTTTTTCGATGCGGGATCGGTCGCCGAAACCACGCCGCTCGACGGCATCCATCTGGACGCTGAAAACACCCGTGCGATCGGACGCGGTCTCGAGCCGATCGTTCGGATGATGCTTGGACTTTGAAGAAAACGCGCATCCTGCATCCTGAGGCAGGGCGCATTGATCAAAATCAAGGAGGTCTTGTGCGCTGCGTCTAACCTGAACTCATCAACCCGCTAGAGGAGATGAGATCATGTCGAACACACCGCACGAACTGGCAGTGGAATTCCCGGAACACGTCGCGCAGATGCGTCATCTGAAGGAAACGGATGGTCATTTCGCAAGATTGTTCGAGACCTATCATGAGGTGAACCGGGCCATCCACCGCGCCGAAACCGATGTCGAGCCTGCAGACGACTTCCACATCGTGGAAATGCGCAAGAAGCGGATGCAGCTCAAGGATGAAATCTACGGGATGCTGGTTCGTCACGAACCGGAGGCCGAGACACCGCCCGTCTGAGGCGCTCGCTTCCAGTCCCGAACCGGGCCTCCGCTTGAGCGGGGGCTCGCAGGAAACCGAGGAGTGGAAGCGCCCATGTCGAATGCTTACGACGTCATCATCATCGGCTCCGGCCCCGGCGGCTACATTGCCGCGATCCGCGCAGCCCAGCTTGGCATGAAAGTCGCTGTAGTCGAGCGCGAGCATCTCGCCGGCATCTGCTCCAACTGGGGCTGCATACCGACGAAGGCGCTGCTGCGCACCGCCGACGTGATGCACACGGCGACCCACGCCAAGGACTACGGTCTGACCCTGGAAGGGTCGATTAAGCCCGACATCAAGGCCATCGTTGCGCGCTCGCGCGGCATCGCCCATCGCATGAACAACGGCGTCGGCTTCCTTTTCAAGAAGAACAAGGTCGACATCATCTGGGGCGAGGCGAAGATCACCAAGCCCGGCGAGATTGTCGTCGGCAAGCCGACCAAGAAGGCAGTCGAGCCGATGGGCCCGGTACCGAAGAACACGCTGGGCGAGGGCACCTATACCGCCAAGCACATCATCGTCGCGACCGGCGCCCGTCCGCGCGCTCTTCCAGGCATCGAGCCGGACGGCAAGCTGATCTGGACCTATTTCGAGGCGATGAAGCCGGAAGAGATGCCGAAGTCCCTGCTCGTCATGGGCTCGGGCGCCATCGGTATCGAATTCGCCAGCTTCTACCGCACCATGGGCGTCGATGTGACGGTCGTCGAGATCATGAAGCAGGTTATGCCGGTCGAAGACGAGGAAATCTCGGCCTTCGCCAAGAAGATGTTCGACAAGCAGGGCATGAAAATCCTGCTGGAGGCGAAAGTCGCCAAGGTCGAAAAGGGTGCAAACTCCGTCACCGCCACCATCGAGAAGAAGGACGGCTCGGTCGAGAAGATCACCGCCGACCGGATGATTTCGGCTGTCGGCGTGCAGGCGAATATCGAAGGCATCGGTCTCGAAGCCGTCGGCGTGAAGACCGATCGCGGCTTCATCGTCATCGACGGCTACGGCAAGACCAATGTGCCGGGCATCTACGCGATCGGCGACGTCGCCGGCCCGCCGATGCTGGCTCACAAGGCCGAGCATGAGGCCGTGATCGTCGTCGAGAAGATCGCCGGGCTGCCGAATGTGCATCCGATGGACAAGAACAAGATCCCGGGCTGCACCTATTGCAACCCGCAGGTCGCCTCCGTCGGCGTGACCGAAGCGAAAGCCAAGGCCGAGGGCCGCGAGATCCGCGTCGGCCGTTTCACCTTCGCCGCGAACGGCAAGGCGGTGGCCCTTGGCGAGGATCAGGGCATGGTCAAGACGATCTTCGACAAGAAGACAGGCGAACTGATCGGCGCCCACATGGTCGGCGCTGAAGTGACCGAACTCATCCAGGGCTTCGTCGTCGCGATGAATCTCGAGACCACTGAAGAAGACCTGATGCACACGATCTTCCCGCATCCGACGATCTCGGAGACGATGAAGGAAAGCGTGCTGGATGCGTATGGGCGGGTGCTCAACGCCTGAAGCCAGGTTGTGAAAAGGAGCCGTGCCGCCTATATGGGCGGCAGGTTCAAACGGAATATTCGAAAAGGAATGCGCCGTGGCAGGGTTTGAAGTCGGTATTCTCGCGACGATCTTCTTCGGCGGTCTCGCCGGGTGGCTTGCCGGAAAGCTCATGAACATGCGCTTCGGCGTCATCATGAACATCATCATCGGCATCATCGGCGCGGTGATCGCCGCGGCGATCTTCCGCCGTCTGGGCATCTTCGTCGCAGGCGACTGGCTGGGCTATCTGATCACCAGCTTCGTCGGTGCAAGCATTCTTCTCTTCATCGCCAAGCTCGTCCGGCGGTAAACAAAAAAGGCCGCATGCGCTGCGGCACAGGGTTCTCATCATGGTCACCATTCTCGACAGCACCAATCTCTCCGGCGCCGCCGTTGTGACTTCCGCAGACGATAAACGCGTCCGCCATCCGGAGAAGGCTCACAAGCCCGACACGGAAGTCCTGCGCAAGCCGGAGTGGATCCGCGTCAAGGCCCCGACCTCCAAGGGGTATCACGAGACCCGTGACCTCGTTCGCTCCCACAAGCTGGTCACCGTGTGCGAGGAAGCCGGCTGCCCGAACATCGGCGAGTGCTGGGACAAGAAGCACGCCACCTTCATGATCATGGGCGAGATCTGTACCCGCGCCTGCGCCTTCTGCAATGTCGCGACCGGCAAGCCGAATGCGCTTGACCTGGATGAACCCGAAAACGTCGCCAAGGCGGTCCACCAGATGGGCCTACAGCATGTGGTGATCACCTCCGTCGACCGGGACGACTTGGCCGACGGTGGCGCGGAACACTTTGAAAAGGTGATCTGGGCGATCCGTGCCGCATCACCGCACACGACCATCGAAATACTGACGCCGGACTTCCTGAAGAAGCCGGGCGCGCTGGAGCGTGTCGTTGCAGCCAAGCCCGACGTGTTCAACCACAATATGGAAACGGTGCCTGGCAACTATCTGACCGTCCGGCCTGGTGCGCGCTACTTCCACTCCGTTCGCCTGCTGCAGCGGGTCAAGGAGCTCGACCCCACGATGTTCACGAAGTCCGGTATCATGGTCGGTCTGGGCGAAGAGCGAAACGAAGTGCTTCAGTTGATGGACGACCTGCGCACGGCGGATGTCGATTTCCTCACCATTGGCCAGTATCTCCAGCCGACCCGCAAGCACCACAAGGTCGAGCGGTTCGTGACGCCGGAAGAGTTCAAGTCCTATGAAGACATTGCCTACACCAAGGGCTTCCTCATGGTCTCCTCGAGCCCGCTCACGCGGTCCTCGCACCATGCCGGTGATGACTTCGCACGGCTGAAGGCGGCGCGGGAAAAGCTTGTCGCCAGGGTTTGAAGACGTCGCCAGTCTTTCAAACGACGTGAGATGGCGCTAGATCCCCACACGCGAGGAGTGTGTGGGCATGGTTTTGTGCATTGAATCGTTGAAAGATGCAGCCGCGCAATTGCGCCAGGCGCAGCGCATCATGGTCATTGGCTGCTCCGGCGGCGGCAAGTCAATCTTTTGTCGCGAGCTCGCCACTCTGCTCGATCTTCCCAACCATTCCATGGATCGCGAAGTTTTCTGGCTTCCGAATTGGGTCGAGCGCCCCAGGGCTGAGCAGCGCGCCATCATTTCCGACATCGTATCGGCAGACAGATGGCTCCTCGACGGCACCAATCCGTCGAGCTTCGACATTCGTCTTCCGCGCACCGATCTCGTTGTCTGGGTGCGGCTTCCGCGCTGGCATTGTCTGCTTGGCGTTTACCGCCGGGCGGCGAGATACGTCGGGAAGCACAGGCCCGACATGGCAGACGGCTGCGTCGAGCGATGGCCAGGTCGCGAATTCCTCGCCTACATCTGGCACTTTGAGCACCGCTTCACTCCTCGGATCATCCAGGAGATCGAGAAACATGGTCCAGACGTGCCCGTGATCACCCTGAAATTCCATGGCGAGATGGCGCACCTGCTTGATCTTGCGGGGCTTCCTCATTAAGTCGCGGATATGCCCCAGTTCGAAACCCGCCGCATCGTCAAGCACTCGCCCGACCGAATGTACGCCCTCGTCGCCGACGTCGAGCGCTATCCGGAATTCCTGCCGCTTTGCGAAGCGCTTGCAATCCGGTCGCGCCGCGAGCGCGACGGCAAGGAGTTGCTGTTGGCGGATATGACGGTGGGCTACAAGGCAATCCGCGAGACGTTCACGACACAGGTTCTGCTAACGCCCGCCGATCACGCCATCGATGTCAAATATATCGAGGGCCCGTTCCGCTATCTCGACAATCGCTGGCGCTTCGAAGAGGCGGCCGATGGAAGCTGCGCGGTGCATTTCTACATCGATTACGAGTTCAAGAACCGCATCCTCGGCGCCCTGATGGGCTCGATGTTCGACCGCGCTTTCCGGATGTTCTCGGAAGCCTTCGAGGCGCGCGCCGACAAGATCTATGCCGGTCTCTGAGCCACCTGCGCCAGCATCTCGAGTGCCGTCCTGACCGTTGCAAGCCGCACCTGATCACGGCCGATATCGCCGTATCGCATTTCCCTGTGGTCGACGTCCCCGCGACGACTCTTCAGCGCCAGATGCACCAGGCCGACTGGCTTCTCTACAGATCCTCCGCCCGGTCCGGCGACACCCGTGACCGCAACGGCGACCGACGCGCTCGAACGGATCAGCGCCCCCTGCGCCATCTGCAGCGCGGTCTCCCGCGAGACGGCTCCAAAGGTCTCCAGTCCTTTGGCAGAAACACCGATCAGTTCCGTCTTCGCCTGGTTCGTGTAGGTGATGAAGCCGCGATCGACGACCGCCGAAGATCCGGCAATCTCCGTCAGAGCCCCGGCGATCAGGCCACCGGTGCAGGATTCGGCCGTCGCGACCATCCAGCCCAGATCCCGATAGGCCGCGATGATTGCTGCGGCCTGCTGCTCGATCTCAGCCGGATAGAGCCCCATCAGTCTGTCCCCCGGAAAACGACGGTTGCCGTAGCGATAGCCGCGATCCCCTCGCGTCGGCCGACAAAGCCGATCGTCTCGTTCGTCGTCGCCTTTACCGAGCATCGGTCAAGCGCGATGCTGAGGATGTCCGAGAGTGTCTCGCGCATCGCCTGACGATGCGGCCCAACTTTAGGTGCTTCGGCAATAAGCGAAATATCTGCATTCATGATCGTGCCGCCCGCCTCGCGCACGATCTTTGCAGCATGCTCGAGGAAGATCCGCGACGGCGCACCTTTCCACTGCATGTCCGACGGGGGGAAATGATCGCCGATATCGCCGGCGCCGCAGGTAGCAAGCAGCGCGTCCGTCAGCGCATGCAGCGCGACATCCGCATCCGAATGGCCTTTCAGCCTCTGATCGTGGG
This DNA window, taken from Peteryoungia algae, encodes the following:
- a CDS encoding CinA family protein; translated protein: MGLYPAEIEQQAAAIIAAYRDLGWMVATAESCTGGLIAGALTEIAGSSAVVDRGFITYTNQAKTELIGVSAKGLETFGAVSRETALQMAQGALIRSSASVAVAVTGVAGPGGGSVEKPVGLVHLALKSRRGDVDHREMRYGDIGRDQVRLATVRTALEMLAQVAQRPA